Proteins from one Bombyx mori chromosome 25, ASM3026992v2 genomic window:
- the LOC110384865 gene encoding uncharacterized protein LOC110384865 isoform X1, with amino-acid sequence MDASANKHAMDIYKEFLYRLRNYNLQDVYLFLHEDLSPKLKEYICLLRDVPFEDGLYHTYYADVKKVVSTFMNYFIQTIDEVTLEVDKYTNVLCKDDLINLMEKTVSIHEKNQIDFAKDFLPIKAPIEKQIYEEIESKYDIFKCKLKEFQSKLEQLNKKEQIDEFAKSNHFQFSLKKSSDLFHFVHIFIGMMVADRLYQIRVSLEEILLRVRSNLQLMRDEEEEVLNGLLNELYDKNKEQLFINRSYKRYSMEEAEVSVVVRKGIEIMQEKIENRETNVHISRLEQEVSFWEKRITDFNQCADLLTKLKTEFDTIVKEEDVYNNLRINEKPGPKLECWKNMGNNYKERKQYLNMKIADAAKALLTFFSCRGTNRIYYTDNVGPYYVDEYNHKVYYFNYGLDMYHTDCDGKFKEIQKQAYYHDLSGRYTLENGNKIYQCAPCTSKYVLDENELFKKITQDCGHSEKANEKCRLDFKDTVEEPPVHENAVNIKLPPEAAEYLWTSFGGVLPEALHAVAVEKPKNPIHFLAHKLLQYKYTDTLEGQRLKTKQAKSYRDDIYKKRKERAVQASTTWKLKQVRRRKPEESDDSHNRAVFDAHIAQKEFINSLNYYF; translated from the exons atggacgCCAGTGCCAACAAACACGCTATGGATATATACAAAGAATTTTTGTATCGTCTTCGAAATTACAACCTACAAGATGTGTATTTATTCTTGCACGAAGATTTATCGCCCaaattaaaagaatatatttgtttattacgaGACGTACCTTTCGAGGATGGATTGTATCACACATATTATGCTGATGTTAAAAAAGTAGTCTCCACTTTCATGAATTACTTTATTCAAACTATCGACGAGGTTACCTTAGAAGTAGATAAATATACTAACGTATTGTGTAAAGATGACTTGATAAATTTAATGGAAAAGACAGTTTCGATACAcgaaaaaaatcaaattgattTTGCTAAAGATTTTTTACCAATAAAAGCACCAATCGAAAAACAAATTTATGAAGAAATAGAAAgcaaatatgatatttttaaatgtaaattaaaagaaTTTCAATCGAAATTGGAGCAATTAAATAAGAAAGAACAAATAGACGAATTTGCAAAATCAAACCATTTTCagttttcattgaaaaaatcCAGTGACTTGTTTCATTTTGTGCATATATTTATTGGTATGATGGTAGCGGATCGT TTATACCAGATCCGTGTCAGCCTTGAAGAGATACTCCTTCGTGTTCGAAGCAATCTCCAGCTAATGCGGGACGAGGAGGAAGAGGTATTAAACGGGCTACTCAATGAGCTATACGACAAGAATAAAGAACAGCTGTTTATAAATAGATCGTACAAGCGTTACTCCATGGAGGAAGCGGAAGTTAGTGTTGTG GTTAGAAAAGGTATAGAAATTATGCAAGAGAAGATTGAAAATCGCGAAACCAACGTGCACATTTCACGTTTAGAGCAAGAAGTTTCATTTTGGGAGAAACGTATTACGGATTTTAATCAATGCGCCGACTTACTCACTAAACTGAAGACTGAATTTGATACGATCGTTAAAGAAGAAGATGTATACAATAATTTGAG AATAAATGAGAAACCGGGCCCTAAGCTTGAGTGTTGGAAGAATATGGGTAATAACTACAAAGAACGAAAACAATATTTGAATATGAAAATAGCTGACGCAGCGAAAGCTCTTCTGACTTTCTTCTCTTGCAgag gtaCAAATAGAATTTACTATACAGATAATGTAGGACCATATTATGTTGATGAATACAATCACAAAGTTTATTACTTCAACTATGGATTGGACATGTATCATACTGACTGCGATGGGAAGTTTAAGGAG ATTCAGAAGCAAGCCTATTACCACGATTTATCAGGGCGATACACTTTAGAGAATGGAAACAAGATTTATCAATGCGCACCGTGCACGAGCAAATACGTCCTTGATGAAAatgaactttttaaaaaaataactcaagACTGTGGTCATTCGGAGAAGGCGAACGAAAAGTGCAGATTGGATTTTAAGGATACTGTCGAGGAACCCCCGGTACATGAAAATGCCGTCAACA TTAAATTACCTCCGGAAGCAGCAGAGTACCTGTGGACGAGCTTCGGAGGTGTTCTACCGGAAGCTCTGCACGCCGTGGCCGTCGAGAAACCAAAAAACCCTATACATTTTCTAGCTCATAAACTACTTCAGTACAA GTACACCGACACTTTAGAAGGGCAGCGTCTTAAGACGAAGCAAGCAAAATCCTATAGAGACGACATTTATAAAAAGCGTAAAGAG CGAGCCGTGCAAGCCAGCACGACTTGGAAATTGAAGCAGGTCCGACGTCGCAAACCCGAAGAATCGGACGACTCACACAACCGGGCCGTTTTTGATGCGCACATTGCTCAAAAGGAATTCATTAATTCTTTGAATTATTACTtctaa
- the LOC110384865 gene encoding uncharacterized protein LOC110384865 isoform X2: protein MDASANKHAMDIYKEFLYRLRNYNLQDVYLFLHEDLSPKLKEYICLLRDVPFEDGLYHTYYADVKKVVSTFMNYFIQTIDEVTLEVDKYTNVLCKDDLINLMEKTVSIHEKNQIDFAKDFLPIKAPIEKQIYEEIESKYDIFKCKLKEFQSKLEQLNKKEQIDEFAKSNHFQFSLKKSSDLFHFVHIFIGMMVADRLYQIRVSLEEILLRVRSNLQLMRDEEEEVLNGLLNELYDKNKEQLFINRSYKRYSMEEAEVRKGIEIMQEKIENRETNVHISRLEQEVSFWEKRITDFNQCADLLTKLKTEFDTIVKEEDVYNNLRINEKPGPKLECWKNMGNNYKERKQYLNMKIADAAKALLTFFSCRGTNRIYYTDNVGPYYVDEYNHKVYYFNYGLDMYHTDCDGKFKEIQKQAYYHDLSGRYTLENGNKIYQCAPCTSKYVLDENELFKKITQDCGHSEKANEKCRLDFKDTVEEPPVHENAVNIKLPPEAAEYLWTSFGGVLPEALHAVAVEKPKNPIHFLAHKLLQYKYTDTLEGQRLKTKQAKSYRDDIYKKRKERAVQASTTWKLKQVRRRKPEESDDSHNRAVFDAHIAQKEFINSLNYYF, encoded by the exons atggacgCCAGTGCCAACAAACACGCTATGGATATATACAAAGAATTTTTGTATCGTCTTCGAAATTACAACCTACAAGATGTGTATTTATTCTTGCACGAAGATTTATCGCCCaaattaaaagaatatatttgtttattacgaGACGTACCTTTCGAGGATGGATTGTATCACACATATTATGCTGATGTTAAAAAAGTAGTCTCCACTTTCATGAATTACTTTATTCAAACTATCGACGAGGTTACCTTAGAAGTAGATAAATATACTAACGTATTGTGTAAAGATGACTTGATAAATTTAATGGAAAAGACAGTTTCGATACAcgaaaaaaatcaaattgattTTGCTAAAGATTTTTTACCAATAAAAGCACCAATCGAAAAACAAATTTATGAAGAAATAGAAAgcaaatatgatatttttaaatgtaaattaaaagaaTTTCAATCGAAATTGGAGCAATTAAATAAGAAAGAACAAATAGACGAATTTGCAAAATCAAACCATTTTCagttttcattgaaaaaatcCAGTGACTTGTTTCATTTTGTGCATATATTTATTGGTATGATGGTAGCGGATCGT TTATACCAGATCCGTGTCAGCCTTGAAGAGATACTCCTTCGTGTTCGAAGCAATCTCCAGCTAATGCGGGACGAGGAGGAAGAGGTATTAAACGGGCTACTCAATGAGCTATACGACAAGAATAAAGAACAGCTGTTTATAAATAGATCGTACAAGCGTTACTCCATGGAGGAAGCGGAA GTTAGAAAAGGTATAGAAATTATGCAAGAGAAGATTGAAAATCGCGAAACCAACGTGCACATTTCACGTTTAGAGCAAGAAGTTTCATTTTGGGAGAAACGTATTACGGATTTTAATCAATGCGCCGACTTACTCACTAAACTGAAGACTGAATTTGATACGATCGTTAAAGAAGAAGATGTATACAATAATTTGAG AATAAATGAGAAACCGGGCCCTAAGCTTGAGTGTTGGAAGAATATGGGTAATAACTACAAAGAACGAAAACAATATTTGAATATGAAAATAGCTGACGCAGCGAAAGCTCTTCTGACTTTCTTCTCTTGCAgag gtaCAAATAGAATTTACTATACAGATAATGTAGGACCATATTATGTTGATGAATACAATCACAAAGTTTATTACTTCAACTATGGATTGGACATGTATCATACTGACTGCGATGGGAAGTTTAAGGAG ATTCAGAAGCAAGCCTATTACCACGATTTATCAGGGCGATACACTTTAGAGAATGGAAACAAGATTTATCAATGCGCACCGTGCACGAGCAAATACGTCCTTGATGAAAatgaactttttaaaaaaataactcaagACTGTGGTCATTCGGAGAAGGCGAACGAAAAGTGCAGATTGGATTTTAAGGATACTGTCGAGGAACCCCCGGTACATGAAAATGCCGTCAACA TTAAATTACCTCCGGAAGCAGCAGAGTACCTGTGGACGAGCTTCGGAGGTGTTCTACCGGAAGCTCTGCACGCCGTGGCCGTCGAGAAACCAAAAAACCCTATACATTTTCTAGCTCATAAACTACTTCAGTACAA GTACACCGACACTTTAGAAGGGCAGCGTCTTAAGACGAAGCAAGCAAAATCCTATAGAGACGACATTTATAAAAAGCGTAAAGAG CGAGCCGTGCAAGCCAGCACGACTTGGAAATTGAAGCAGGTCCGACGTCGCAAACCCGAAGAATCGGACGACTCACACAACCGGGCCGTTTTTGATGCGCACATTGCTCAAAAGGAATTCATTAATTCTTTGAATTATTACTtctaa
- the LOC134201440 gene encoding uncharacterized protein LOC134201440: MLRDVAIDLIKFKSKNDFLEFLEDKTDFVKVYTDGSKTKDRTSFAFFDSSMNIGSVYKCSNFFSVFSAEVLGIIYALEHIRVNYSAGDKILILSDSMSALQALKNKCISASVNYLIYKLRSCLSFLYFRNIFVEFCWVPGHSGIVGNEFVDKLAKSTKDINISDFKVPYSDLVYSIKQNMMKRWSNYLSKSRETKGKWLAEIVPVPSTKSWFDNFRFFPGRAFISIICRLRIGHGHFPAHLFRLKLSESAACTYCNSGMCDLDHIFFNCPEFNQQRLLFNALCKDTGLKSIPNSIQGILKLPQLFSIVYNFVLHTIGRL, from the coding sequence ATGTTGAGAGATGTGGCTATTGATCTAATcaagtttaaatctaaaaatgattttctgGAGTTCCTTGAAGATAAGACTGATTTTGTTAAAGTGTATACAGATGGCTCTAAAACTAAAGATAGaactagttttgcattttttgatTCGTCCATGAACATAGGATCAGTTTATAAATGTAGCAATTTTTTCTCTGTTTTTTCGGCTGAAGTACTAGGCATTATATATGCTTTAGAGCACATTCGAGTAAATTACTCTGCAGGggacaaaattttaattctatctGATTCAATGAGCGCCTTGCAagctcttaaaaataaatgtattagtgcatctgtaaattatttaatttataagttaagaagttgtttgagttttttgtatttcagaaatatatttgttgaattttgttggGTGCCAGGTCACTCTGGTATTGTGGGTAATGAATTTGTTGATAAATTAGCGAAATCtacaaaagatataaatatttccgATTTTAAAGTTCCGTACTCAGATTTAgtttattcaattaaacaaaatatgatgAAACGTTGGTCTAATTACTTGTCTAAGTCCAGAGAAACGAAAGGTAAATGGTTAGCTGAAATAGTCCCAGTACCTAGTACTAAATCTTGGTTTGATAATTTTAGATTCTTCCCGGGAAGAGCCTTTATATCGATTATTTGTAGATTACGTATAGGCCACGGCCATTTTCCTGCGCATCTTTTTAGATTAAAGTTAAGTGAATCAGCTGCATGTACTTATTGTAACTCTGGCATGTGTGATctagatcatattttttttaattgtcctgaATTCAATCAACAGAGATTATTGTTTAATGCATTATGTAAAGACACAGGCTTAAAATCTATTCCTAATTCTATTCAAGGTATTTTAAAGCTTCCACAACTATTCTCAatagtgtataattttgtacttCACACTATAGGACGACTATGA